A single Spirochaetaceae bacterium DNA region contains:
- a CDS encoding DUF3298 and DUF4163 domain-containing protein, producing the protein MKKIIFLFLAIAGYAINNEPDGFNVGILTINDNRLSFINTGYNTINSDINLPNISGSDDAEEYSALLANRVNAQIREELEALWAATSHVDFTANYDIYQASNLPIVSLLLNFSRYTGGANAMINLESVSFNYDTGERLEWANIFSPQAKDFFVTDINRQISEANAHSSEQNPTIFFDGSLINLDKAHWFFNQNEFILIFDLYELGPRASGNIRFSYSIQALINNDLLTLR; encoded by the coding sequence ATGAAAAAAATAATTTTTTTATTTTTAGCTATTGCCGGCTATGCTATAAATAACGAGCCTGATGGCTTTAATGTGGGTATATTAACCATTAATGATAATCGGTTGAGCTTTATCAACACTGGGTATAACACTATTAACTCAGATATTAACCTGCCTAATATTAGCGGTTCTGATGATGCAGAAGAGTACAGCGCTCTTTTAGCCAACCGTGTAAATGCTCAAATTCGGGAGGAGCTTGAGGCTTTATGGGCTGCAACTTCGCATGTGGATTTTACAGCTAATTACGATATTTACCAAGCTAGTAATCTGCCCATTGTTAGTCTATTGCTCAATTTTTCCCGTTATACCGGCGGGGCTAATGCTATGATTAACTTAGAAAGTGTTAGCTTTAATTACGATACCGGTGAAAGACTAGAATGGGCTAATATTTTTAGCCCGCAGGCCAAAGATTTTTTTGTAACTGATATTAACCGGCAAATAAGCGAAGCTAACGCTCATAGCAGCGAGCAAAACCCGACCATCTTTTTTGATGGTAGTTTAATAAATTTAGATAAAGCCCACTGGTTTTTTAATCAAAATGAGTTTATACTGATATTTGATTTATACGAGTTAGGGCCGCGTGCAAGCGGGAATATTAGATTTAGCTACAGTATTCAGGCCCTAATTAATAATGACTTATTAACACTGAGGTAA
- a CDS encoding protein jag yields MIKEFEGRSEQEAIEKAIAELQIEEFEVEILETEKAGFFKKANVRIRVHYQEAGSKADKKPVVFNGETLAIETEAITFLEKVIALMGYTAQIKVQRREREKIVLEIVSDSASILIGKKGKNLDALQLIINAYTSKNNRDEDALLPRIILDIEDYRRRQEELLVKQAIKSADMVAKNKRSRLLEPMNPFERRLVHTALSNRNDIITQSEGEGLYKQVRIIYKGSR; encoded by the coding sequence ATGATAAAAGAATTTGAAGGAAGAAGCGAGCAGGAAGCTATCGAAAAAGCTATTGCTGAGCTGCAAATTGAAGAATTTGAAGTAGAAATTCTAGAGACCGAAAAGGCCGGTTTCTTTAAAAAAGCTAATGTTCGTATTAGAGTACACTACCAAGAAGCCGGCAGCAAAGCCGACAAAAAACCCGTTGTATTTAATGGTGAAACTTTGGCCATCGAAACAGAAGCTATCACATTTTTAGAAAAAGTTATCGCATTAATGGGTTATACCGCCCAAATTAAGGTACAAAGACGCGAAAGGGAAAAGATAGTGCTAGAGATAGTAAGCGATAGCGCCTCTATTTTAATTGGTAAGAAAGGTAAAAACCTCGATGCTTTACAGCTAATTATTAATGCGTACACCAGTAAAAATAATCGTGATGAAGATGCTCTGCTGCCGCGTATTATTTTAGATATTGAAGATTACCGACGAAGGCAAGAAGAATTACTGGTAAAACAAGCTATTAAAAGCGCCGATATGGTAGCTAAAAATAAACGCAGCCGTTTGCTAGAGCCTATGAACCCCTTTGAACGCCGCCTTGTCCATACAGCTTTAAGTAACCGCAACGATATTATTACCCAAAGCGAAGGCGAAGGCCTTTACAAGCAAGTACGCATTATTTATAAAGGCAGCCGCTAA